Proteins encoded by one window of Bdellovibrionales bacterium:
- a CDS encoding YdbH domain-containing protein, with protein RLFGHVNLRYKDKIPTIQGQLQGEGPGWIRYRPPGNRPKITIQSTDNPMDILQGYLYDFAFETLSLQIESDKNYDSIMILNTLGRNPQYVRGKPLKLNIKLEQNILAAVQSMMLTYDLPNKLKEKLEGSEAP; from the coding sequence GTCGACTTTTTGGACATGTGAACCTGCGGTATAAAGATAAAATTCCGACCATTCAAGGGCAACTTCAAGGCGAAGGCCCGGGTTGGATTCGCTATCGACCCCCCGGAAATCGACCGAAGATAACGATTCAATCTACGGATAATCCAATGGATATTTTGCAAGGGTACCTTTACGACTTTGCTTTCGAAACTTTGAGCTTGCAAATTGAAAGCGATAAAAATTATGACAGTATTATGATACTCAATACGTTGGGCCGTAATCCACAGTATGTTCGAGGCAAGCCGCTTAAGCTAAATATAAAGTTAGAACAGAATATATTAGCCGCCGTTCAGTCAATGATGCTAACATATGATTTGCCGAATAAGTTAAAAGAAAAGTTAGAAGGCTCGGAGGCCCCATGA